The proteins below are encoded in one region of Brachyspira intermedia PWS/A:
- a CDS encoding peptide ABC transporter substrate-binding protein, producing the protein MKKIIYFLFLFVSIIFISCSSENNKSHELFINVGSEPKTIDPALNISIADSTYIIHTFEGLLSKDKEGKLIGAAAERWDISEDGLVYTFHLRTNAKWSDGVDVTAEDFVYSWRRVLDKNTASGGSLQLEPVKNAKDIILGKLNSDSLGVKAINNYTFEVTLEKPLPYFLELTALSTFYPVRKDIIEKYGDTWTMNPESYIGNGPYMMIERNIDDKIVMVRNANYWDYWNLGPEKITFIIMNNPTASEAAIKEGSLHFSTIIQNNDIDKLRDEGFLRYINKLGVVYYALNITNEILKDDRVRKALSLVIDRNYLVNNVVKSGLPAGSLVPFGIPYSEGDFREIGGDYISVKPENYDTNLYEARRLMAEAGYPNGSNFPVITFLSDSTASSQIFEAVQHMWKETLNIDSTIDQEELAVFLQTFFADKNYVVARGGWTADYTDPMTFLSLFLSYSPQNHSSFSNEEYDNLIISSMSMTNEIERMNTLHKAEKILFDNDVIIPLYYDTVPILINPKLRNVVYDTLSRYKFTYAYLEE; encoded by the coding sequence ATGAAAAAAATTATTTATTTTTTATTTTTATTTGTTAGCATTATATTTATTTCATGCTCTTCAGAAAATAATAAATCTCATGAATTATTTATAAATGTAGGTTCTGAACCTAAAACAATAGATCCGGCATTAAATATATCTATAGCAGATTCAACTTATATAATCCATACTTTCGAGGGACTTTTGTCTAAAGATAAAGAAGGAAAATTAATAGGAGCTGCCGCTGAAAGATGGGACATAAGTGAAGACGGACTAGTTTATACATTTCATTTGAGAACTAATGCAAAATGGTCTGACGGTGTTGATGTAACTGCTGAAGATTTTGTATATTCTTGGAGAAGAGTTTTAGATAAAAATACAGCAAGCGGAGGAAGTTTGCAATTAGAACCTGTAAAGAATGCTAAAGATATCATATTAGGAAAATTGAATTCCGATTCTTTAGGTGTAAAAGCCATTAATAATTATACTTTTGAAGTTACATTAGAAAAACCTTTGCCTTATTTTTTGGAGTTAACAGCCCTTTCTACTTTTTATCCTGTGAGAAAGGATATTATTGAAAAATATGGAGATACTTGGACTATGAATCCTGAAAGTTATATAGGTAATGGTCCTTATATGATGATTGAAAGAAATATAGATGATAAAATAGTAATGGTAAGAAATGCTAATTATTGGGATTATTGGAATCTTGGTCCTGAAAAAATAACTTTTATTATTATGAATAATCCTACAGCTTCAGAAGCAGCTATAAAAGAAGGTTCATTACATTTTTCAACTATAATACAGAATAATGATATAGATAAATTAAGAGATGAAGGATTTCTTAGATATATTAATAAGCTTGGAGTAGTTTATTATGCTTTAAATATTACTAATGAAATATTGAAAGATGATAGGGTGAGAAAGGCTTTATCTCTTGTTATAGATAGAAATTATCTAGTTAATAATGTTGTTAAATCAGGTCTTCCTGCAGGTTCTCTTGTTCCTTTTGGAATTCCTTATTCTGAAGGCGATTTTAGAGAAATAGGAGGAGATTATATAAGCGTTAAGCCTGAGAATTATGATACAAATTTATATGAAGCTAGAAGATTAATGGCAGAAGCAGGATATCCAAATGGCAGCAATTTTCCTGTTATAACTTTCTTATCAGATTCGACTGCATCATCTCAAATTTTTGAAGCTGTACAGCATATGTGGAAGGAAACTTTAAATATTGACAGTACAATAGATCAGGAGGAATTAGCAGTATTCTTACAAACATTCTTTGCTGATAAAAATTATGTTGTAGCAAGGGGCGGATGGACAGCTGATTATACTGATCCTATGACATTTTTGAGTTTATTTTTAAGTTATAGTCCTCAAAATCATTCATCATTCAGCAATGAAGAATATGATAATTTGATTATTTCTTCTATGTCTATGACAAATGAAATTGAAAGAATGAATACTTTGCATAAGGCTGAAAAGATATTATTTGATAATGATGTGATTATACCTTTATATTATGATACCGTACCTATATTGATAAATCCTAAATTAAGAAATGTGGTATACGATACTTTATCAAGATATAAATTCACTTATGCTTATTTAGAAGAATAG
- a CDS encoding 4Fe-4S binding protein, producing MKIYEIIFSPTGGTKKVADAIASEISQKTNSSIEKIDLTDYSMDFSSVKISQDDIAVIAVPSYAGRVPEIASKRISQIKGNGANTVIVSVYGNRDYEDTLIELYDIAKELNFKVTSAIAAIAKHSIAYKYASNRPDENDIAKLKEFAGNIINASEVLDEHKLKGNRPYRQISKVSLVPKTTNKCNDCKLCAKKCPVQAIDINNPKIIDKNKCISCMRCVSICNSSAKYINKIMLIIVHFALRKSCSKSKDYEFYIN from the coding sequence ATGAAGATATATGAAATTATTTTCAGTCCAACAGGCGGAACAAAAAAGGTTGCAGATGCAATTGCTTCAGAAATAAGCCAAAAAACTAACAGTAGTATAGAAAAAATTGATTTAACTGATTATAGTATGGATTTCTCAAGCGTAAAAATATCTCAAGATGATATTGCTGTTATTGCAGTACCGTCTTATGCAGGCAGAGTTCCAGAAATAGCATCAAAGCGTATATCTCAAATAAAAGGTAATGGGGCTAATACAGTTATTGTATCTGTTTATGGTAATAGAGATTATGAAGATACTTTAATTGAACTTTATGACATAGCGAAAGAGTTAAATTTCAAAGTTACTTCTGCTATAGCTGCAATTGCAAAACATTCTATAGCTTATAAATACGCTTCTAATAGACCAGATGAAAATGATATAGCCAAACTCAAAGAATTTGCAGGTAACATAATAAATGCTTCTGAAGTTTTAGATGAACATAAATTAAAAGGCAATCGTCCATATAGACAAATAAGTAAAGTATCATTAGTGCCAAAAACTACAAATAAATGCAATGATTGTAAATTATGTGCTAAGAAATGCCCAGTTCAGGCAATAGATATTAATAATCCTAAAATAATTGATAAAAATAAATGTATATCCTGTATGAGATGCGTTTCAATATGCAATTCATCAGCTAAGTATATTAATAAGATTATGTTAATTATAGTACATTTTGCTTTGAGAAAATCATGCTCTAAATCAAAGGATTATGAATTTTATATTAACTAA